The Streptomyces sp. TLI_105 DNA segment GACGGCCCCACGGTGATTCCTGTCGCGAAGTTCGCGGCCGGCAGGAATCACGAGAGGGGTGTGCGCCGTGGAGACATCCAGGACTTCCGGGGCCAGGGGTACGGCAGGCGGAGCGGGGCAGGACGGGGCGGGGCCGGGCGGGCCGCGCCGGCCCGGTCCGCTGATCGTCACCGAGGACCTCGACCTGCTCGACGATCTCCTGCGGCTGTGCGCCGCCGCCGGAGTCGAGCCCCAGGTGGACCACCGGGTGCCGGACCGGCGCGCGAGCTGGACCGATCCGCCGCTCGTCCTGATCGGCGACGACGCCGCCGCCCGCTGTCGGGGAGCGGTCCGCCGGCCCGGGACCCTCCTCGTCGGCCGTGACCGGGACGATCCGGGACTGTGGCGGCTGGCGGTCGAGATCGGCGCGGAGAGCGTCCTGAGCCTTCCGGGCGCCGAGAGCCTCCTCGTCGACCGCCTCGCCGACGCGGCCGAGGGAGCGGACAGGGCGGCGCTGACGGTCGGCGTCGTCGGCGGCCGAGGCGGCGCGGGCGCCTCCACCCTGGCCTGCGGTCTCGCGCTCGCCGCCGCGCGGGCCGGGCACCGCACGCTGCTCGTCGACGGCGACCCGCTGGGCGGAGGGCTCGACGTGTTGCTCGGCGGCGAGCGCGAGGAGGGCAGGCGATGGCCCGACTTCGCCGCCTCGAAGGGCCGTCTGGCCGGGGGCGCCCTGGAGGAGTCCCTGCCGTCGGTGCGAGGCGTCCGGGTGCTCAGCTGGGGCAGGGACGCGGCGGCTCCGGTGCCGCCCGAGGCCGTGCGGTCCGTGCTCGCCGCCGCGCGCCGCCGGGGCGGGGCCGTCGTGGTCGACCTGCCGCGCGGGGCCGACCCGTCGGTCACCGAGGCCCTGGCCCAGCTCGATCTCGGACTGCTCGTCGTACCCGGGGAGTTGAGGGCCGTCGCGGCCGCGCACCGGATGGTCTCGACGATCGGCCCGGTCGTGCGCGACCTGCGCGCCGTGGTCCGTGGCCCGTACGCGGCGGGACTCGACGAGCGATGGGTCGCCGACGCGCTGCGGCTGCCGCTCGTCGGGGAACTCCCTTACGACCCGGGGATCGTGGTCGACCAGGACGCGGGAATGCCACCGGGCGCCGAACCCCGGGGGCCCCTCGGCCGGTTCTGCGCCGCCTTCTGGGAGCGCGTCGGCGGTGAGGCGTGACCGGGGCGGGGGCAGGGGCTGTGGCCTGGGGCGTGGAAGGCGGCGCGGGCGGTGGGACGGGGCTTCTCGACGCCGTGCGGCAGCGGCTCGCGGCGAGCGGGGCCGATCCCACTCCGGCGCGCGTGGCAGCGGCGCTGCGGGCCCAGGGAAGGCTGCTCGGCGACGCGGAAGTACTCGGTGCCGCCGAGGAGTTGAGGTGCGAACTGATCGGCACCGGGCCGCTGGAGCCACTGCTCGCAGACCCGGCGGTCACCGACGTCCTCGTCTCCGCACCCGACCAGGTGTGGGTGGACCGGGGCACCGGTCTCGAGAGGGCCCCGGTGTCCTTCCCCGACGCCGCCGCGGTCCGCCGCCTCGCACAGCGGCTCGCGGCGGTGGCCGGACGCCGTCTCGACGACGCCCGACCCTGGGTCGACGCCAGGCTCCCCGACGGCACCCGGATGCACGCGGTCCTGCCGCCGGTAGCGGTCGGCTCGACCTGCCTGTCGCTGCGGGTGGTCCGCCCGCGCGCCTTCTCCCTGGAGGAGCTGGTCGCGGCGGGCACCGTGCCGCCGGACGGTGCCCCGATCTTGCGGGCCCTGATCGACGCCCGTGTGTCGTACCTCGTCAGCGGCGGCACCGGGACGGGCAAGACCACGCTCCTCGCGTCGCTCCTGGGGCTCGTGGGGGAGCGGGAGCGGATCGTGCTCGCCGAGGACTCGGCGGAGCTGCGGCCGGACCACCCGCACGTGGTGCGCCTGGAGGCGCGGCCGGCGAACCAGGAGGGCGCCGGGCTCGTGACCCTGCGGGACCTGGTCCGCCAGGCGCTGCGGATGCGCCCCGACCGGCTGGTGGTCGGCGAGGTCAGGGGCGGCGAGGCGGTGGACCTGCTCGCCGCTCTCAACACAGGTCACGAAGGCGGCTGTGGAACGGTCCACGCCAACACGGCCGCGGACGTCCCGGCGCGGCTCGAAGCCCTGGGGACGGCGGCCGGACTCGACCGGGCCGCCCTGCACAGCCAGTTGGGCGCGGGCCTGTCGGTCGTGCTGCACGTCGTACGGGACCGGGACGGGCGGCGGCGGATCGCCGAGGCGCACGTCCTGGAGCGGGACCGGGACGGCCTGGTCCGGACGGTACCGGCGCTGCGGTGGGGCGCGACCGGGTTCGAGCGGGAGCGGGGCTGGGAGCGGCTGAGGTCGCTGATCGGAGGGGGATCGCGGTGACGGGCGAGATGGTGCCGGTACGGGGCGCGGCGCATGGAGCGGCGGCGCTCTGCGCGGTGCTCGCCCTGTGGTGGACGGTCGAGCGGCGGCGCGGTGCGGGCCGGGCGCGGGCGCTGCTCGCGGGCGAGGTCACCGGCGGGCACGGCGGCTGGGAGTGGCCGGCGGTGACCGCGCGGTGGTGGGCCGCGCTGCGGGGGCGGCGCGCGTGGCTGTGCCTGCCGGTGGCGGGAGTTCTCGCCCTCCTCGGCGAGTCACCGCTGCCGCTGCTGGCGGGGGCGCTCGCGGTGCCCCTGGTGGGGCGGAGGCTGCGGGCCGCGGGACGCAGGAAGGAGCGCGAGGCGCGGGCCGAGCGGGTGGTGGCCCTGTGCGGGGCGGTCGTGGGTGAGTTGAGGGCCGGGTGGCAGCCCGCGCAGGCGCTGTCCTTCGCGGCCCGGGAGACGGGCGCGCTCGGTGCCGCGGAGGCGTCGGTGCTGGCGGCGGCCCGGTTCGGTGGGGACGTGCCGGAGGCGCTCCGGCGGGCGGCCCGGCAGGACGGCGCCGACGGGCTCGCGGGCATGGCGGCCTGCTGGCAGGTGGCCGTGGACGGAGGCGCGGGCCTGGCCGCCGGGCTCGACCGGCTGGAGGCGGCCCTGCGGGACCACCGTGAGCAGCGCGACCGTCTGCGGGCCGAACTGGCCGGTGCCTGGGCCACGGTGACGGTCCTCGCCCTCCTCCCGGCGGCCGGGCTCGCCCTCGGTGCCGCCCTGGGCGCCGATCCGCTGTGGGTGCTGCTGCACACACCGGCCGGCCTGGGCTGTCTGGCCGTGGGCGGGGCGCTGGAGACGGCCGGACTGTGGTGGGCCGCACGGATCGTACGGGGAGGGGAGCGGGTGTGATCGGGGAAGAGGTTCACCACGTGTCGGACGGTGTTCGAGCGGCGGGTCTCCCGCTTCTGGCCGCGGTCCTGTGCGCGCAGGGTGTCATCGAGGTGCTGCGCGGACTGCGGGCGCGCCGGACGCGGCGGCGGGCGGGGTCTCTCCTCGCGAGCCCGGAGCCGCGCCCCCGGAAGGCCCGGGGCGGGTTGCCGGCATGGGTGTGGCTCTGGTCGGCGCCTCTCATGGGCGTCGGCGTCGGCTGGGTGCTGTTCGGCGGGGCCGGTGGCCTGTGCGCAGGGGCCCTGGTGGCCGCCGGAGCGAGGTGGAGGGCGGCGCGGCGGTCCTCGCCGCCGTCGGCCGACGAAGAGGAGGCGGTGCGTCATCTTCCGCTCGCCGCGGATCTGTTGGCGGCCTGCGCCGCCTCCGGAGCCGGACCAGGCGAGGCGGCGGAGGCGGTGGGCCGGTCGTTGGGCGGTCCGCTCGGCGAGCGTCTGACCCGCACGGCCGCCGAGCTGCGGCTCGGCGGCGAACCGGCCGAGGTGTGGGGGAGGTTCGGCGCGATACCGGGCGCTGAAGGGCTGGCCCGCTGCATGGAGCGGGCCGGTTCCTCGGGAGCACCGGCGGCGGAGGCCGTCGCCCGGCACGCGGCCGCCCTGCGCGCCACCCGCGCCCGCGCGGCGGCGGCCGGGGCACGGAGGGCGCAGGTGCTGATCAGCGCGCCCGTGGGGCTCTGCTTCCTGCCCGCCTTCCTGGCGGTGGGCGTGGCTCCGGTGGTGATCGGCCTCGCGACGGGGCTGCTGGACGGATGAACGCGACGACACGACGAGACACGGCGCGACGAGACATGACACGACACGACATCGCACGACGAGAGATGACGGGGAATGACGACATGGCAGAGCACGGCGAGGCACGGCAGGACGAGACGGGGCGGGACGAGGAGGTCGGCATGGCGCTCAGGGTGCGGCTGCGTGGCTGGTGGCGGGCGCGGCGGACGGCAGTGCGCCGCGATGAGGGAATGACCACGTCCGAGTACGCGGTGGGGACGATCGCCGCGGCGGCGTTCGCCGCTGTGCTCTACAAGATCGTGACCAGTGGGGCGGTCTCGGGGGCGCTGGAGTCGGTGATCGGGAAGGCCCTCGATGCGCCGTTCTGACCGGGGGTTCGTGACCGTGGAGGCGGCGATGGTCCTGCCCGTCCTCGCGCTGTTCACGGTGACGCTGCTCTGGGCGCTGGCCGCGGCTGCCGCACAGATCCGGTGCGTGGACGCGGCGAGGGCGGGGGCGAGGGCGGCGGCCCGTTCGGAGCCGGTGGCCTCCGCGGAGGCGGCCGCCCGTGCCGCCGCGCCCGACGGCGCCCGGGTTTCGGTGGCGCGGGAGGGCGAGCTGTGGCGGGTGACGGTGGAGGCGGCGGCCCCGGGCCCCCGGGGCATGGGAGTCACCCTGAGAGCCGACGCGGCGGCCCTCGCGGAGGACCCGATGGGCGGAGGACCCCCATGACGGCCACCGAGCACCGCGGCACTCCCGGTCGTGCCCTGCCGGGGCGCGGGGACACGAGCCGGGGAGCGGCCCGGCTGTCGGGCAGGTGGCCGGACTGGGGTGCGGCCCGGTTGCCGAATCGGAGTGCGGCTCGGCTGATGGGGTGGCGCTCGGGCCGGGACACGGGCCCACTGGGGCGGTGC contains these protein-coding regions:
- the ssd gene encoding septum site-determining protein Ssd → METSRTSGARGTAGGAGQDGAGPGGPRRPGPLIVTEDLDLLDDLLRLCAAAGVEPQVDHRVPDRRASWTDPPLVLIGDDAAARCRGAVRRPGTLLVGRDRDDPGLWRLAVEIGAESVLSLPGAESLLVDRLADAAEGADRAALTVGVVGGRGGAGASTLACGLALAAARAGHRTLLVDGDPLGGGLDVLLGGEREEGRRWPDFAASKGRLAGGALEESLPSVRGVRVLSWGRDAAAPVPPEAVRSVLAAARRRGGAVVVDLPRGADPSVTEALAQLDLGLLVVPGELRAVAAAHRMVSTIGPVVRDLRAVVRGPYAAGLDERWVADALRLPLVGELPYDPGIVVDQDAGMPPGAEPRGPLGRFCAAFWERVGGEA
- a CDS encoding TadA family conjugal transfer-associated ATPase, translating into MAWGVEGGAGGGTGLLDAVRQRLAASGADPTPARVAAALRAQGRLLGDAEVLGAAEELRCELIGTGPLEPLLADPAVTDVLVSAPDQVWVDRGTGLERAPVSFPDAAAVRRLAQRLAAVAGRRLDDARPWVDARLPDGTRMHAVLPPVAVGSTCLSLRVVRPRAFSLEELVAAGTVPPDGAPILRALIDARVSYLVSGGTGTGKTTLLASLLGLVGERERIVLAEDSAELRPDHPHVVRLEARPANQEGAGLVTLRDLVRQALRMRPDRLVVGEVRGGEAVDLLAALNTGHEGGCGTVHANTAADVPARLEALGTAAGLDRAALHSQLGAGLSVVLHVVRDRDGRRRIAEAHVLERDRDGLVRTVPALRWGATGFERERGWERLRSLIGGGSR
- a CDS encoding type II secretion system F family protein gives rise to the protein MVPVRGAAHGAAALCAVLALWWTVERRRGAGRARALLAGEVTGGHGGWEWPAVTARWWAALRGRRAWLCLPVAGVLALLGESPLPLLAGALAVPLVGRRLRAAGRRKEREARAERVVALCGAVVGELRAGWQPAQALSFAARETGALGAAEASVLAAARFGGDVPEALRRAARQDGADGLAGMAACWQVAVDGGAGLAAGLDRLEAALRDHREQRDRLRAELAGAWATVTVLALLPAAGLALGAALGADPLWVLLHTPAGLGCLAVGGALETAGLWWAARIVRGGERV
- a CDS encoding type II secretion system F family protein, whose amino-acid sequence is MSDGVRAAGLPLLAAVLCAQGVIEVLRGLRARRTRRRAGSLLASPEPRPRKARGGLPAWVWLWSAPLMGVGVGWVLFGGAGGLCAGALVAAGARWRAARRSSPPSADEEEAVRHLPLAADLLAACAASGAGPGEAAEAVGRSLGGPLGERLTRTAAELRLGGEPAEVWGRFGAIPGAEGLARCMERAGSSGAPAAEAVARHAAALRATRARAAAAGARRAQVLISAPVGLCFLPAFLAVGVAPVVIGLATGLLDG
- a CDS encoding DUF4244 domain-containing protein, with protein sequence MALRVRLRGWWRARRTAVRRDEGMTTSEYAVGTIAAAAFAAVLYKIVTSGAVSGALESVIGKALDAPF
- a CDS encoding TadE family type IV pilus minor pilin, with translation MRRSDRGFVTVEAAMVLPVLALFTVTLLWALAAAAAQIRCVDAARAGARAAARSEPVASAEAAARAAAPDGARVSVAREGELWRVTVEAAAPGPRGMGVTLRADAAALAEDPMGGGPP